A window of Rhodococcus sp. SGAir0479 contains these coding sequences:
- a CDS encoding SDR family NAD(P)-dependent oxidoreductase codes for MTEMDFAHCVVIITGAGRGIGRAHAELLASRGAAVVVGDLGAAIDGSGVDGDDPAREVADAITAAGGRAVACSADVSTEQGAVALVDAALSTFGRLDAVINNAGIVRTAPFDQVPDEEYQRHLDVHYFGTLRLCRAAWPHLVNSPAGRVVNTISQAMLGNPGMSHYGGSKGAVFGLTRNLALEGLEAGIKVNAIAPGAGTRMAEASADSLSPEVMEYMRTQLRPEHVAPVAAYLVSAACTVTGEVFNLAGGGVNRLAVLNTVGIHDPALTVETVADRFDEIMAITPDAVPQIVAPAEVPAAS; via the coding sequence CGCACGCCGAGTTGCTCGCCTCGAGAGGAGCCGCCGTGGTCGTCGGCGATCTCGGCGCCGCGATCGACGGCTCCGGAGTGGACGGCGACGACCCGGCACGTGAGGTCGCCGACGCGATCACCGCGGCGGGCGGCAGGGCGGTCGCCTGTTCTGCCGACGTCTCGACGGAGCAAGGTGCCGTCGCGCTGGTGGACGCGGCACTGTCGACGTTCGGCCGGCTCGACGCCGTCATCAACAACGCGGGCATCGTTCGCACCGCCCCGTTCGATCAGGTACCCGACGAGGAGTACCAGCGGCACTTGGACGTCCACTACTTCGGAACCCTGCGGCTGTGCCGCGCCGCGTGGCCGCATCTGGTGAACTCGCCCGCCGGACGGGTGGTCAATACGATCTCCCAGGCCATGCTGGGCAATCCCGGGATGTCACACTACGGAGGGTCGAAGGGTGCGGTTTTCGGATTGACCCGCAACCTCGCGCTGGAGGGTCTCGAGGCGGGGATCAAGGTCAACGCGATCGCGCCGGGTGCAGGGACCCGCATGGCGGAGGCCTCGGCGGACTCCCTCTCGCCGGAAGTGATGGAGTACATGCGTACCCAGCTTCGTCCGGAGCACGTCGCCCCTGTCGCGGCGTATCTGGTGAGTGCCGCGTGCACCGTGACGGGTGAGGTGTTCAACCTCGCCGGCGGCGGCGTCAACCGGCTCGCCGTCCTCAACACCGTGGGGATCCACGACCCGGCTCTCACGGTCGAGACCGTGGCGGATCGGTTCGACGAGATCATGGCGATCACACCCGATGCCGTCCCGCAGATCGTCGCCCCCGCCGAGGTTCCGGCGGCGTCCTGA
- a CDS encoding cytochrome P450, producing the protein MSSTNFQTTTTEPVDTSYPFGPVTPNEAVRRYVAIAADRPMTKMTMPIGGDVWVIHRNAAARQMLGDPRFVREPFRTGKRAVPYFVEFPDFLKGTLQFEDPPHHTQLRKLVQKSISPKRVRAMRESAVAYAHQLIDDMVAKGSPTNLVPEYAVALPIQMLANLIGVPPADRPKFQKWSAATLAVANMPEEELLQNMTELAGYLTALIDERRKQPREDLLSDLANAPHKDESLSDGEILTIAMLLITAGFDNTANFICAGVLSLLKNPDQLAVFLEDVDGVAPTAVEEILRHGRMCMYDKASGGGGLVPFVATEDVEIDGQLVARGDAILVDPASVNHEGRAYPDGDRFDVRRSDNPHMTLSYGLHHCLGAPLARMEMQVALSVLFTRLPGLTLEGDPVMDMNNLTTPIVDLPVSW; encoded by the coding sequence GTGAGTTCAACGAATTTCCAGACCACGACTACAGAACCGGTCGACACCTCCTACCCGTTCGGGCCGGTGACCCCGAACGAGGCCGTGCGTAGATACGTCGCGATCGCCGCGGACCGCCCCATGACGAAGATGACCATGCCCATCGGCGGTGATGTCTGGGTGATTCATCGCAACGCCGCCGCGCGGCAGATGCTCGGTGACCCACGCTTCGTACGAGAACCGTTCCGCACGGGCAAGCGCGCCGTGCCCTACTTCGTGGAGTTCCCGGATTTCCTGAAGGGCACTCTTCAATTCGAGGATCCGCCGCACCACACGCAGCTGCGCAAACTCGTCCAGAAGTCGATTTCCCCGAAACGCGTACGTGCGATGCGGGAATCGGCGGTGGCATACGCACACCAGCTGATCGACGACATGGTGGCGAAGGGGTCGCCGACCAACCTGGTTCCCGAGTATGCGGTTGCACTGCCGATCCAGATGCTGGCAAACCTGATCGGCGTACCGCCGGCCGACCGGCCGAAGTTCCAGAAGTGGAGTGCCGCGACTCTCGCGGTGGCGAACATGCCCGAGGAAGAGCTCCTGCAGAACATGACCGAGCTCGCGGGGTACTTGACCGCGCTGATCGACGAGCGACGCAAGCAGCCGCGCGAGGATCTCCTCAGCGATCTGGCGAACGCACCGCACAAGGACGAAAGTCTCTCGGACGGCGAGATCCTCACCATCGCCATGCTGCTGATCACCGCCGGATTCGACAACACCGCGAACTTCATCTGTGCCGGCGTGCTGTCCCTGCTGAAGAATCCGGATCAGCTGGCGGTCTTCCTCGAGGATGTCGACGGCGTCGCACCGACCGCGGTCGAGGAGATACTGCGGCACGGCCGAATGTGCATGTACGACAAGGCCAGCGGTGGCGGTGGCCTCGTGCCGTTCGTCGCGACCGAAGACGTCGAGATCGACGGTCAGCTCGTCGCGAGGGGGGATGCGATCCTGGTGGACCCGGCGTCGGTGAACCACGAGGGCCGGGCATATCCCGATGGGGATCGATTCGACGTGCGCCGCAGCGACAATCCGCACATGACGCTGAGCTATGGGCTGCACCATTGTCTGGGCGCGCCGCTCGCACGCATGGAGATGCAGGTGGCGTTGTCGGTTCTGTTCACACGACTTCCCGGTCTGACGCTCGAGGGTGACCCGGTGATGGACATGAACAATCTCACCACGCCCATCGTCGATCTCCCCGTTTCCTGGTAG
- a CDS encoding 2Fe-2S iron-sulfur cluster-binding protein, whose translation MPKVFYVQPDGSERVVDGAAGDSVMSTAVRNGVRGIVGQCGGSLSCATCHVYLAADDRQYFDGPGEDEDEMLDCTASDREDTSRLSCQLVLREGVDVHVTVPDEQT comes from the coding sequence GTGCCGAAGGTCTTCTACGTTCAGCCCGATGGCTCCGAGCGCGTCGTCGACGGCGCCGCGGGCGATTCCGTCATGTCCACCGCGGTGCGGAACGGCGTGCGAGGCATCGTCGGTCAGTGCGGTGGCTCCCTCTCGTGTGCCACCTGCCACGTCTACCTCGCCGCGGACGACCGGCAGTACTTCGACGGTCCCGGCGAGGACGAGGACGAGATGCTGGATTGCACGGCGAGCGACCGCGAAGACACCTCGCGGCTGTCGTGTCAGCTGGTCCTCCGTGAGGGTGTCGACGTTCACGTGACAGTGCCCGATGAGCAGACCTGA
- a CDS encoding NAD(P)/FAD-dependent oxidoreductase yields MSRPDHPRSVVVVGASHAGVIMAERLRARGFGGSITLIDRSPHLPYQRPPLSKDWLGGEVEPDTLALRSEEYYGDNGIELLLGADVTRIDRQGGGVAIRIRHSHVRQEARRFDRLVLATGARARVLDLPGVDHPDVLVLRDLDDARRLGQRIRRGPLAVIGGGFVGLEVAATARGLGTEVTVVEAAPRLSGRAVGAGTSDFLLAAHTELGVDVRLGTAPVEIVVRGGRVRGVRLADGREVPAATVLVGVGAEPRTEIAEHLGLVCDRGVVVDERCLTSDGRTIAIGDCTVQEDCSGNRVRLESVDNATEQADAAAATLLGADLPRRPTPWFWSDQGPWKLQIVGVVGADMDVVVRTDPAKPRRRVTLYFAGDALVAAECVNAPADFVAVRAALSRGLRPSREALSDSAVPLKKLLAALPVN; encoded by the coding sequence ATGAGCAGACCTGACCACCCCCGGAGCGTCGTGGTGGTGGGCGCGTCACACGCCGGTGTGATCATGGCGGAGAGGTTGCGAGCCCGAGGGTTCGGTGGATCGATCACACTGATCGACAGGTCGCCGCACCTGCCGTACCAACGTCCGCCGCTGTCCAAGGACTGGCTCGGCGGTGAGGTCGAGCCGGACACGTTGGCTCTGCGATCCGAGGAGTACTACGGCGACAACGGGATCGAGCTCCTGCTCGGTGCCGACGTGACGAGGATCGACCGGCAGGGCGGTGGGGTCGCGATTCGGATCCGTCACTCCCACGTCCGCCAGGAGGCGAGGAGGTTCGACCGGTTGGTACTGGCGACCGGAGCGCGGGCCCGAGTTCTGGACCTGCCCGGAGTCGATCATCCCGACGTCCTCGTCCTCCGGGACCTCGACGACGCGCGACGGCTGGGCCAGCGCATCCGCCGTGGCCCGCTCGCGGTGATAGGCGGCGGCTTCGTCGGTCTGGAAGTCGCGGCGACCGCCCGTGGTCTCGGTACCGAGGTCACCGTGGTCGAGGCTGCCCCTCGCCTGTCGGGACGGGCTGTCGGTGCGGGTACGTCGGACTTCCTGCTGGCCGCGCACACCGAGTTGGGTGTCGACGTCCGGCTCGGCACCGCCCCCGTCGAGATCGTGGTCCGTGGTGGCCGTGTTCGAGGGGTTCGGCTCGCCGACGGCCGAGAGGTCCCGGCCGCCACTGTGCTCGTCGGCGTCGGCGCCGAACCGCGCACCGAGATCGCAGAACACCTGGGGCTGGTGTGCGATCGCGGCGTCGTCGTCGACGAGCGGTGCCTGACGTCGGACGGCCGCACGATCGCGATCGGCGACTGCACGGTGCAGGAGGATTGCTCCGGGAACAGGGTCCGCCTCGAGTCGGTGGACAACGCGACCGAGCAGGCGGACGCAGCCGCGGCCACGTTGCTCGGTGCAGACCTCCCACGCCGTCCCACGCCGTGGTTCTGGTCCGACCAGGGACCGTGGAAGCTGCAGATCGTCGGGGTCGTCGGTGCCGACATGGATGTCGTCGTCCGCACCGATCCCGCGAAACCGCGGCGTCGGGTGACGCTCTACTTCGCCGGTGACGCTCTTGTCGCCGCCGAATGCGTCAATGCGCCGGCCGACTTCGTCGCGGTGCGCGCGGCGCTCTCGCGTGGACTCCGGCCGTCGCGAGAGGCGCTGTCGGACAGCGCAGTCCCGCTGAAGAAGCTCCTCGCGGCCCTTCCCGTGAACTGA
- a CDS encoding alpha/beta hydrolase, giving the protein MPVPDTEYTSAWDPDLESIVRRVTGAGRRTMREGGVENARRNLESIVRPAGPAMRSVTDSGFDGPHGWVPVRIYRPRAAPDTAAPALLWYHGGGMIMGSLESFDRLARDMAEATGAVIANVDYRLAPEHTYPVANDEAYAALTWLHEHASDVGVDPTRIGVGGDSAGGGLAAATTLRARNENGPAIAQQVLFYPGVERRCDRPSMREFGDSPFLTAGDIDWMKNLYLGDDPSLDDEYGTPATAASLTDLPPAIVAVGYADPIRDGVEAYGDRLKEAGVPTAQLRYPGVGHGFAMQAPSVARARVAVSEVGVLVAARFAAGL; this is encoded by the coding sequence ATGCCAGTCCCCGACACCGAATACACGTCCGCGTGGGATCCTGACCTCGAGTCGATCGTTCGGCGCGTCACCGGAGCCGGTAGGCGGACGATGCGCGAGGGCGGGGTCGAGAACGCTCGGCGAAACCTGGAGTCGATCGTCCGCCCCGCGGGCCCCGCGATGCGGTCCGTGACGGACAGCGGCTTCGACGGCCCGCACGGCTGGGTTCCGGTGCGCATCTACCGTCCCCGTGCCGCGCCGGACACCGCCGCTCCGGCGCTGTTGTGGTACCACGGCGGCGGAATGATCATGGGTTCGTTGGAGTCGTTCGACCGCTTGGCGCGCGACATGGCCGAGGCCACCGGGGCCGTGATCGCGAACGTCGACTATCGCCTTGCGCCCGAGCACACCTATCCGGTAGCGAACGACGAGGCGTATGCAGCGCTGACCTGGCTGCACGAGCATGCCTCGGATGTCGGTGTCGACCCGACACGTATCGGGGTGGGCGGTGACAGTGCCGGCGGAGGGCTGGCCGCGGCGACCACGCTGCGCGCCCGGAACGAGAACGGCCCGGCGATCGCACAGCAGGTGTTGTTCTACCCCGGTGTCGAACGTCGCTGCGACCGACCGTCTATGCGAGAGTTCGGGGACAGCCCGTTTCTCACCGCCGGGGATATCGACTGGATGAAGAACCTCTACCTCGGCGACGATCCGAGTCTGGACGACGAGTACGGAACGCCCGCGACGGCTGCGTCGCTCACCGACCTGCCGCCCGCGATCGTCGCAGTCGGGTATGCAGATCCGATCCGGGACGGCGTCGAGGCTTACGGCGACCGCCTCAAGGAGGCCGGGGTGCCGACCGCGCAGCTGCGCTATCCCGGGGTGGGCCACGGGTTCGCGATGCAGGCGCCGTCCGTGGCGCGTGCGCGGGTCGCGGTCTCCGAGGTGGGTGTGCTGGTTGCGGCGCGGTTCGCGGCCGGCCTCTGA
- a CDS encoding GntR family transcriptional regulator: MSRRTAAVQKDAAPGTGVRGADWVANEIERMIVTGDLLPGQPIRQELMADRLGVSRLPIREGLGQLASQGLVEHRRNAGYAVARLEQSEFDQIYLMRDALEREVLATIPALDADAVADIRDLGDRVAVAADRGDVLEMRLANHEFHFAIFDRSPLGLVVAEVRRLWKLAMPYHAAYLFDAEVRRRVVAEHDEMIQALADHDNGRLIELMNEHRRGGEAGTGMLLRRTGRSST; the protein is encoded by the coding sequence GTGAGCCGACGAACGGCAGCGGTGCAGAAAGACGCCGCGCCCGGGACCGGTGTCCGCGGTGCCGACTGGGTCGCCAACGAGATCGAACGCATGATCGTCACCGGCGACCTGCTTCCCGGCCAGCCGATCCGCCAAGAGCTGATGGCCGACCGACTCGGAGTGAGCCGGCTACCGATTCGGGAGGGTCTGGGTCAGCTCGCGTCGCAGGGGCTGGTCGAGCACCGCCGCAACGCCGGCTACGCGGTGGCCCGACTGGAGCAGTCCGAGTTCGACCAGATCTATCTCATGCGCGACGCTCTCGAGCGGGAGGTGCTCGCCACCATCCCGGCTCTCGATGCCGACGCTGTCGCCGACATTCGTGATCTCGGGGACCGGGTGGCCGTCGCCGCGGATCGCGGTGACGTTCTCGAGATGCGCCTGGCGAATCACGAGTTCCACTTCGCGATCTTCGACCGCTCCCCCCTCGGCCTCGTCGTCGCCGAGGTACGCCGGTTGTGGAAGCTGGCGATGCCCTACCACGCCGCCTACCTGTTCGACGCGGAGGTGCGTCGCCGGGTGGTGGCCGAACACGACGAAATGATCCAAGCCCTCGCCGACCACGACAACGGTCGGCTCATCGAATTGATGAACGAGCACCGGCGCGGCGGTGAGGCCGGCACAGGGATGTTGCTGCGAAGAACCGGTCGCAGTAGCACGTGA
- a CDS encoding CaiB/BaiF CoA transferase family protein, with amino-acid sequence MNAPTSTVDGRSAWRGADRRAGVGALAGLRVLDLSRVLAGPYTAQTLADHGAEVIKVEAPTGDETRGWGPPFEDDGASSAYYDSLNHSKDNVCLDLRTDAGREVLRHLLSGADVVIENFKAGTMARWGLDYDTVLAEENPRLVYCRVTGFGVDGPMGGLPGYDAVLQSFGGLMSVNGYAEGNPLRVGVPIIDVVASHLAVTGILLALTERGISGRGQLVDITLLDAVISLLHPHAANWTSSGAVPQRTGDFHPTVVPYQVFRARDGDFFVSAANNRQFRSLVTVLGAPELADDPRFLTNAARSENRDVLSALLADRIACWDRDRLAAELEAAAVPASPVNTVDEALTAPQTRHRGLFLDTVDYRGVGVPVKLGRTPSRTPRKAVPRGTDTDAVLEAMGYAPDVVDALRSAGALGDR; translated from the coding sequence GTGAACGCACCCACATCGACGGTCGACGGACGATCCGCCTGGCGTGGCGCCGATCGGCGCGCCGGGGTCGGCGCCCTCGCCGGTCTCCGGGTACTGGACCTCAGCCGCGTCCTGGCCGGGCCGTACACCGCTCAGACACTCGCCGACCACGGCGCCGAAGTGATCAAGGTCGAGGCGCCTACGGGCGACGAGACGCGTGGGTGGGGGCCGCCTTTCGAGGACGACGGCGCCAGCAGCGCCTACTACGACAGCCTCAACCACAGCAAGGACAACGTCTGCCTGGACTTGCGCACGGATGCCGGACGAGAAGTATTGCGTCACTTGCTGTCCGGTGCCGACGTGGTGATCGAGAATTTCAAGGCCGGCACCATGGCCCGATGGGGCCTCGACTACGACACCGTGCTGGCCGAGGAGAATCCGCGCCTGGTGTATTGCCGGGTGACCGGCTTCGGCGTCGACGGTCCCATGGGCGGCCTTCCCGGCTACGACGCTGTTCTCCAGTCGTTCGGCGGACTGATGAGTGTCAACGGTTACGCGGAGGGGAACCCGCTGCGGGTCGGGGTACCGATCATCGATGTCGTCGCCTCCCACCTCGCGGTGACCGGAATCCTCCTCGCTCTCACCGAGCGGGGAATCAGCGGCCGCGGCCAGCTCGTCGACATCACACTTCTCGACGCCGTCATCTCGCTGCTGCACCCGCACGCCGCGAACTGGACGTCCAGCGGGGCGGTGCCGCAGCGCACCGGCGACTTTCACCCCACGGTGGTGCCGTACCAGGTGTTCCGGGCCCGCGACGGTGACTTCTTCGTCAGCGCTGCCAACAACCGCCAGTTCCGATCGCTCGTCACCGTCCTGGGCGCCCCGGAGCTTGCCGACGATCCACGGTTCCTCACCAACGCTGCGCGTTCGGAGAACCGCGACGTCCTGTCCGCGCTGCTCGCGGACAGGATCGCGTGCTGGGATCGAGATCGGCTGGCGGCGGAACTGGAGGCAGCGGCAGTACCGGCCAGCCCGGTCAACACCGTCGACGAAGCGTTGACCGCCCCGCAGACTCGTCACCGCGGGCTGTTCCTCGACACCGTCGACTATCGTGGCGTGGGCGTGCCCGTGAAGCTCGGGCGGACACCATCGAGGACTCCTCGCAAGGCCGTCCCCCGTGGAACCGACACCGACGCGGTTCTCGAGGCGATGGGCTATGCCCCCGACGTCGTCGACGCGTTGCGTTCGGCGGGCGCACTGGGCGATCGATGA
- a CDS encoding acyl-CoA dehydrogenase family protein: MSDIAADLSSTTAVIIDRIGVELVTPAADWDRAVWEQLREGGFATVAISESSGGGGGDLADALAVVAAAAAHGALTPLIEHGVLAAWVASSAGHTLTSGVAVVGVAAAGEVRVTAQHRLDGTVTGIPFAADADTLVIVLCPETDAGPSTVVVVSTAGPGITVSRGTDLTGVSLADVTFEDAAIAFHGDSALTLDEVVRRGALAYAAALAGAARAVHDRTLRHASERLQFGRPLAEFQAVQQRLAQQAALTTMNEIAVDAAASGSSDAAAAAKVVTAIAAYPIAAAAHQIHGAIGTTSEHALGRFTTALWSWRDRHGSESFWAEELARRVLEDGVDVWDLVVDSTYTETNRRQL, encoded by the coding sequence ATGAGCGACATCGCTGCCGACCTGTCGTCGACCACCGCAGTCATCATCGACCGCATCGGTGTCGAACTCGTGACTCCGGCCGCGGACTGGGACCGTGCCGTCTGGGAACAGTTGCGAGAAGGCGGTTTCGCCACCGTCGCAATCTCCGAGAGTTCCGGTGGAGGAGGCGGTGATCTCGCGGATGCGCTCGCGGTCGTTGCCGCCGCCGCGGCACACGGCGCCCTCACGCCGCTGATCGAACACGGCGTCCTCGCGGCATGGGTCGCGTCGTCTGCCGGCCATACGCTCACCTCCGGCGTGGCCGTTGTCGGTGTGGCCGCAGCGGGCGAAGTCCGCGTGACTGCGCAGCACCGTCTCGACGGCACCGTCACCGGGATACCGTTCGCGGCGGACGCGGACACCCTCGTGATCGTCCTCTGCCCCGAGACCGACGCCGGTCCGTCCACGGTCGTCGTCGTGTCTACCGCTGGCCCCGGTATCACCGTCTCGCGGGGCACCGACCTGACGGGTGTGTCGCTGGCGGATGTGACGTTCGAGGACGCCGCCATCGCCTTCCACGGCGATTCGGCACTGACGCTCGACGAAGTCGTGCGGCGGGGCGCTCTCGCCTATGCCGCGGCGCTGGCCGGTGCCGCCCGCGCCGTCCACGACCGGACGCTGCGTCACGCATCCGAACGACTCCAGTTCGGCAGGCCGTTGGCCGAGTTCCAGGCCGTGCAGCAGCGTCTGGCACAGCAGGCCGCGCTCACGACGATGAACGAGATCGCGGTGGACGCCGCCGCCTCCGGGTCGTCCGACGCCGCGGCGGCCGCGAAGGTCGTGACCGCGATCGCGGCGTACCCGATAGCCGCTGCGGCCCACCAGATCCACGGGGCCATCGGCACGACGTCCGAGCATGCGCTCGGCCGCTTCACGACCGCCCTGTGGTCCTGGCGTGACCGGCACGGCTCGGAGTCGTTCTGGGCCGAGGAGCTGGCGCGGCGCGTCCTCGAGGACGGCGTGGACGTGTGGGATCTCGTCGTCGACTCCACCTACACCGAGACGAATCGGAGGCAGCTGTGA
- a CDS encoding acyl-CoA dehydrogenase family protein, with protein sequence MTATATPSTSPESSGPDALRSDVRQFLTESIEAGAFTPETDSWMTGFDAAFSARLGKRGWLGMTVPTEYGGRSRTPLERFVVTEELLAHGAPVAAHWIADRQMAPSILANGTEEQKRRYLPGIASGTTFFAIGMSEPDAGSDLASVRARAVHDSDGWTITGTKVWTTGAHVAHAIVVLARTDGEHGDRQKGLSQFVVDLPHPDIEVRPLRSIDGQAHFNEVVFHDARVPSSALLGARGNGWSQVMGELAYERSGPERYLSTMPLLRAWAARLAEAGATPDQRRTLGTLTARAWALRRMSLRVASELNAGRKPDFLAAMVKDLGSTFEADLVEAVRSAGALVARRDGGDPLDRMIAQSILHTPVFTLRGGTNEILRGIVARGLGVR encoded by the coding sequence GTGACCGCCACCGCGACACCGTCGACGAGTCCCGAATCCTCCGGACCGGACGCCCTCCGATCCGATGTCCGACAGTTTCTCACCGAGTCGATCGAAGCCGGCGCCTTCACACCCGAGACCGACAGCTGGATGACCGGATTCGACGCCGCGTTCAGCGCCCGCCTCGGCAAGCGTGGCTGGCTGGGAATGACTGTTCCCACCGAGTACGGCGGCAGATCTCGCACGCCTCTCGAACGCTTCGTCGTCACCGAAGAACTGCTCGCGCACGGCGCGCCGGTCGCCGCGCACTGGATCGCGGATCGACAGATGGCGCCGAGCATCCTCGCCAACGGAACCGAAGAGCAGAAGAGGCGGTACCTCCCCGGCATCGCCTCCGGAACGACCTTCTTCGCGATCGGCATGAGCGAGCCCGACGCGGGTTCCGACCTCGCGTCGGTGCGCGCACGCGCCGTCCACGACAGCGACGGGTGGACGATCACCGGCACCAAGGTGTGGACGACCGGCGCCCATGTCGCCCACGCGATCGTAGTGCTCGCCCGCACCGACGGGGAGCACGGCGACCGGCAGAAGGGGTTGTCCCAGTTCGTCGTCGACCTGCCGCATCCGGACATCGAGGTCCGCCCCCTCCGCAGCATCGACGGACAGGCGCACTTCAACGAGGTGGTCTTCCACGACGCTCGCGTGCCGTCGTCGGCACTGCTCGGAGCCCGGGGAAACGGATGGTCGCAGGTGATGGGCGAACTCGCCTACGAGCGCTCGGGACCCGAGCGCTACCTGAGCACCATGCCGCTGCTTCGCGCGTGGGCGGCACGCCTGGCCGAGGCGGGCGCCACGCCGGACCAGCGCCGCACGCTCGGCACCCTCACCGCTCGTGCCTGGGCTCTGCGCCGGATGTCGTTGCGGGTGGCATCCGAACTCAACGCGGGCCGCAAACCCGACTTCCTCGCCGCGATGGTCAAGGATCTCGGGTCCACGTTCGAAGCCGATCTCGTCGAGGCGGTGCGCTCGGCCGGAGCCCTGGTCGCGCGACGCGATGGGGGCGATCCGCTCGACCGCATGATCGCCCAGAGCATTCTGCACACACCCGTGTTCACTCTCCGCGGCGGGACCAACGAAATTCTGCGGGGAATCGTTGCGCGCGGGCTGGGGGTTCGATGA
- a CDS encoding enoyl-CoA hydratase/isomerase family protein — translation MSQTTPGAHSDATPAGPPVITTFDEGVARLTLDNPGRKNAITLEMARDIERFCDEVESDISIGAVVIDANGGYFCSGADTRDLASSSADPASPEAVRRTSAVYGAFVHIGSLPVPTIAVVTGGAVGAGLNLALAADIMVVTPDTVLDSGFAARSIHPGGGHISLLGRTLGWSGTVALAACGQSLSGTEAVARGLAYTAVEAEEVPGVVDGLVRIPAADPELTRRIMTSARLELGPPAVSWSSALEIERGVQMWSMSRKGKAAWSSRGPARS, via the coding sequence ATGAGCCAGACCACACCCGGCGCGCATTCGGACGCGACTCCCGCGGGGCCGCCGGTCATCACCACGTTCGACGAGGGGGTCGCCCGCCTCACCCTCGACAATCCCGGCCGCAAGAACGCCATCACCCTCGAGATGGCGCGAGACATCGAACGATTCTGCGACGAGGTCGAGTCCGACATCTCGATCGGCGCGGTCGTCATCGACGCCAACGGCGGCTACTTCTGCAGCGGCGCCGACACCCGCGACCTCGCCTCCTCCTCCGCCGACCCGGCCTCTCCGGAGGCAGTTCGACGCACCTCGGCCGTCTACGGCGCATTCGTGCACATCGGCTCACTGCCCGTGCCGACGATCGCAGTGGTCACCGGCGGTGCCGTGGGCGCCGGACTGAACCTCGCGCTGGCCGCCGACATCATGGTCGTCACCCCGGACACGGTGCTCGACAGCGGATTCGCCGCTCGAAGCATCCACCCCGGCGGCGGCCACATCTCCCTGCTCGGTCGGACACTCGGTTGGTCCGGAACCGTCGCGCTCGCCGCGTGCGGGCAATCGCTCAGTGGGACAGAGGCTGTCGCGCGCGGTCTGGCATACACCGCGGTGGAGGCAGAGGAGGTCCCCGGGGTCGTGGACGGCCTCGTCCGTATTCCCGCAGCAGATCCCGAGCTGACGCGACGAATCATGACCAGTGCGCGTCTGGAACTGGGCCCACCGGCCGTGAGTTGGTCGTCCGCCCTCGAGATCGAACGCGGCGTTCAGATGTGGTCCATGTCGCGCAAGGGCAAGGCCGCGTGGTCGTCCCGGGGACCGGCCCGGTCGTGA
- a CDS encoding SDR family NAD(P)-dependent oxidoreductase — MFSLTGRVALVSGAGQSVGEGIAQVLARQGAAVIVNDLHPERAEKVAAGIAEEGHTAIAAAFDVTDYAAVEGRVRAAEAEFGRHVDIVVNNAGVAEERVIKPFRELSPEQWRAPIDLNIYGSMNCIKVALDGMCDAGWGRVVQISSGSARTGQNINQSMYATGKSGVEGFIRHLAAETGQYGITANIVALGHQKNLEDKMSPEMIEQILRTIPIGRLGDPVEVGAFCAYLASDEAGGITGQTLDFNGGSQTR; from the coding sequence GTGTTCAGCTTGACGGGACGCGTCGCACTGGTCAGCGGCGCCGGGCAGAGTGTCGGCGAAGGAATCGCACAAGTTCTCGCAAGACAGGGGGCTGCGGTGATAGTCAACGACCTGCACCCCGAGCGGGCCGAAAAGGTTGCGGCCGGGATTGCCGAAGAGGGTCACACCGCGATCGCCGCGGCATTCGACGTCACCGATTACGCCGCCGTCGAAGGGCGGGTGCGGGCTGCCGAGGCCGAGTTCGGCAGGCACGTCGACATCGTCGTCAACAACGCCGGTGTCGCAGAGGAACGCGTGATCAAGCCCTTCCGCGAGCTCTCCCCTGAGCAGTGGCGGGCGCCGATCGACCTCAACATCTACGGATCGATGAACTGCATCAAGGTGGCGCTGGACGGAATGTGCGATGCGGGTTGGGGCAGGGTGGTGCAGATTTCGTCGGGATCGGCACGGACCGGCCAGAACATCAACCAGAGCATGTACGCGACCGGCAAGAGTGGAGTCGAGGGGTTCATCCGCCATCTCGCCGCGGAGACGGGGCAGTACGGGATCACGGCGAACATCGTCGCGCTCGGTCACCAGAAGAACCTCGAGGACAAGATGAGTCCCGAGATGATCGAGCAGATCCTGCGCACCATCCCCATCGGCAGACTCGGGGATCCCGTGGAGGTGGGCGCCTTCTGCGCGTACCTGGCGTCCGACGAAGCGGGCGGTATCACCGGTCAGACGCTGGACTTCAACGGCGGGTCGCAGACGCGATGA